In bacterium, a genomic segment contains:
- a CDS encoding RNA polymerase factor sigma-32 encodes MELEEDLVVRPEDGALVEYDPLRVYLQEIQKYPLLSREEEQELAIRYKQHGDKLAAYQLITSNLRLVVKIAMEFHKNWMISLLDLIQEGNVGLMQAVRKFDPYRGVKLSSYASYWIKAYILKFILDNWRLIKIGTTQAQRKLFFNLKKEKDRLDSLGFEPAPRLIAEKLEVREDEVIEMDQRMGSWEYSLDTPLEEGSRYTQKDFLASQEQSSETLLADAQLREQVHQKLREIREQLNDKERDILDNRLLAETPVTLQEIGSKWGISRERVRQLEERLKKKIKVYLVENIPGFEPSDLNLP; translated from the coding sequence TTGGAGCTGGAAGAGGATCTTGTGGTGCGCCCCGAGGATGGGGCGTTGGTGGAATATGACCCTCTTAGGGTTTATCTGCAGGAGATTCAAAAATATCCGCTTCTTTCCCGTGAGGAGGAACAGGAGCTTGCCATTCGTTACAAGCAACATGGTGACAAGCTGGCCGCTTACCAGTTGATCACGTCCAATCTTAGGCTTGTGGTAAAGATCGCCATGGAGTTCCACAAGAACTGGATGATAAGCCTTCTGGATCTGATCCAGGAGGGAAACGTGGGACTCATGCAGGCTGTGCGAAAATTCGACCCATACAGGGGGGTGAAGCTCTCCTCTTATGCTTCTTACTGGATCAAGGCATACATCCTGAAGTTCATTTTGGACAACTGGCGTCTGATAAAAATAGGGACCACCCAGGCCCAAAGAAAGCTTTTCTTCAATCTCAAAAAGGAAAAAGACAGGCTGGACAGTCTGGGTTTTGAGCCCGCCCCCCGTCTCATAGCCGAAAAGCTGGAGGTGAGGGAGGATGAGGTCATCGAGATGGACCAGAGGATGGGTAGCTGGGAGTACTCCCTAGACACACCACTGGAGGAGGGCTCCCGCTATACCCAGAAGGACTTTTTGGCCTCCCAGGAGCAAAGCTCCGAAACCCTTCTGGCCGACGCTCAGCTAAGAGAGCAGGTCCACCAAAAGCTGCGTGAAATAAGAGAGCAACTCAACGACAAAGAAAGGGACATCCTGGACAACAGGCTTCTGGCCGAAACTCCTGTGACGCTTCAGGAGATAGGCAGCAAGTGGGGTATCTCCAGGGAAAGGGTACGGCAGCTGGAAGAGAGGCTAAAGAAGAAGATCAAAGTCTATCTGGTGGAGAACATACCCGGCTTTGAACCTTCGGATCTGAATCTGCCCTGA
- a CDS encoding sigma-70 family RNA polymerase sigma factor, translated as MKSTLMAETLTELESLEAWEDSSTEASEVGLGILQQDSATSAYSLQQYMREVNGVPLLPHAQSMELFRRLEEIQALLGQMEKKEDSGLERQRAALEREAAEIKQKLITSNLRLVVFLANRYQGRGLSIQDLVQEGNIGLIRAVEKFDYRLGYRFSTYATWWIRQAMLRAIQQHGKLIRIPTHMVEKYQQYVRGVQREQSLAAEEESLATEEEGLGFEPMEEHPELAMLREVMKEPISLDAPMTEDGMDLQEVTPEENEPLPEQRIIQEDLKKKLRGAMQSLPLRDEVILRLRYGIDLCSSHTLEEVGQLFSLTKERIRQIEARALRKLSWLGN; from the coding sequence ATGAAAAGCACTCTGATGGCAGAGACATTGACGGAGCTGGAGAGCCTGGAGGCTTGGGAAGATAGTTCTACAGAAGCCTCTGAAGTAGGCCTTGGTATCTTGCAGCAAGACTCAGCCACCTCTGCTTACAGTCTCCAGCAATACATGAGGGAGGTCAACGGGGTGCCTCTTCTTCCACACGCCCAGAGCATGGAGCTTTTCCGCAGATTGGAGGAAATCCAGGCTTTGCTTGGCCAAATGGAAAAGAAAGAGGACTCTGGCCTTGAAAGACAAAGAGCAGCTCTGGAGAGGGAGGCCGCAGAGATAAAGCAAAAGCTCATCACCTCCAATTTGAGACTGGTGGTCTTCCTGGCCAACAGATACCAGGGCAGAGGGCTTTCCATTCAGGACCTAGTTCAGGAGGGCAACATAGGGCTCATAAGGGCCGTGGAGAAGTTTGATTACAGATTGGGTTACCGATTCAGCACGTACGCCACCTGGTGGATTAGGCAGGCCATGCTCAGAGCCATTCAGCAACATGGAAAGCTCATACGCATCCCCACTCACATGGTGGAAAAATATCAGCAATATGTTCGTGGAGTTCAGCGGGAGCAAAGCCTAGCAGCAGAAGAAGAGAGCCTGGCCACAGAAGAAGAGGGCCTTGGTTTTGAGCCCATGGAAGAACATCCAGAATTGGCGATGCTGCGCGAGGTGATGAAGGAGCCCATATCTCTGGATGCTCCCATGACAGAAGACGGTATGGACCTGCAGGAGGTTACACCAGAGGAGAACGAACCTCTTCCTGAGCAAAGGATTATTCAGGAAGATCTAAAGAAGAAACTGCGCGGTGCCATGCAGAGTCTCCCCTTGAGGGACGAGGTGATATTGAGGCTAAGATACGGAATTGATCTTTGCAGCTCCCACACCCTGGAAGAGGTAGGCCAGCTCTTCAGCCTGACCAAAGAGAGGATACGTCAGATAGAGGCCAGGGCGCTTAGGAAATTGAGCTGGTTGGGAAACTGA
- a CDS encoding glycosyltransferase — protein sequence MPFSAGIRLLPRCYRVRLLALRPEGLVLPSIHSSLVNSFRQLGVLVEEISVKDAMESPGLVCLWPKRREPEAVLALDMGADPKFAQHLRDLQGTMAIPWVFWFLDHPEGYGFPDSCDPNWTLAFCWDRALSMLFSHHGPLPVTHLPLASDPSVFHPQRRPEQWRFPGGVFVGSTCHPNPFLEEVARTCPHIQDAAQALWSIHKTHMEIPMEEMAWQQAEFLGGKPQEQVRRDPLWRLWVKSCLHKAGRMKRVEVVEKVLGPQGALFGDPRWAGLLKEVPYLGPVRYGPQLREVYLNGSLVLELRQPQSHGGLSQRIFDASLCGRPIVAEWSPELEEILGGPDRVLAFRSLDEALEAKRRCLDFPAKASQMAYLARKEVLSRHTFRHRARLLLSHMMAELG from the coding sequence ATGCCTTTTTCAGCCGGGATCAGGCTATTGCCTAGGTGTTACCGGGTTAGATTGTTGGCATTAAGACCCGAGGGACTGGTGCTTCCCTCCATCCATTCATCCCTGGTAAACAGCTTCAGGCAACTGGGAGTATTGGTTGAGGAGATTTCTGTCAAAGACGCAATGGAATCTCCGGGTCTTGTTTGCCTTTGGCCCAAGAGGAGAGAGCCCGAGGCGGTCTTGGCCCTGGATATGGGGGCAGACCCGAAGTTTGCTCAACACCTGAGGGATCTCCAGGGCACCATGGCCATCCCCTGGGTTTTCTGGTTTCTGGATCACCCAGAGGGTTATGGTTTTCCGGACTCCTGCGATCCCAACTGGACCCTGGCATTTTGTTGGGACAGGGCCCTCTCCATGCTCTTTTCCCACCATGGGCCTTTGCCTGTGACACACCTGCCCTTGGCCTCGGATCCCTCGGTTTTTCATCCCCAAAGGCGGCCGGAGCAATGGCGCTTTCCAGGAGGGGTCTTTGTGGGTTCAACCTGTCATCCCAATCCATTTCTGGAAGAGGTTGCCAGAACATGCCCGCACATACAGGATGCGGCCCAGGCTCTCTGGAGCATCCACAAGACTCACATGGAGATCCCCATGGAGGAGATGGCATGGCAGCAGGCTGAGTTTTTGGGAGGAAAGCCTCAGGAGCAAGTCAGAAGGGACCCGCTTTGGCGGCTCTGGGTGAAAAGCTGCCTTCACAAAGCAGGCAGGATGAAAAGGGTGGAGGTGGTGGAAAAGGTGCTTGGACCCCAGGGAGCCTTGTTCGGAGATCCGCGCTGGGCCGGGTTGCTCAAGGAGGTGCCCTACCTCGGCCCCGTTAGGTACGGGCCGCAGCTTAGAGAAGTGTACCTAAATGGCTCTCTTGTCCTGGAATTGCGACAGCCTCAATCACATGGGGGGCTATCCCAGAGAATCTTTGATGCTTCCCTGTGCGGCCGCCCCATTGTGGCCGAATGGTCTCCCGAGTTGGAAGAAATTCTGGGAGGTCCAGATAGGGTTCTGGCTTTTCGCAGTCTGGATGAGGCCCTGGAGGCCAAAAGGCGCTGCCTTGACTTCCCGGCCAAGGCCTCCCAGATGGCATATCTGGCCCGAAAAGAGGTACTCTCGCGCCACACCTTCCGCCATAGGGCCCGGCTTCTTCTGAGCCACATGATGGCAGAACTGGGATGA